One Takifugu rubripes chromosome 19, fTakRub1.2, whole genome shotgun sequence genomic window carries:
- the LOC101072275 gene encoding insulin-like growth factor-binding protein 3 isoform X3 gives MLLCINVLVLLLLQLALSSPVPLTTPSRGCPTCKPKLMQTQASEVLNATAPGVGGQCGVYTLSCALGLRCTPPPGEPRPLRALLEGRGVCSNASSISPTVNPNLAADPALTEDPNEGPCRRLLTTLIQGLNAHLFDSQHDIYMPNCDKRGFFRKKQCWSSRGKRRGQCWCVDQNGMQVSPNTGEKGSLAC, from the exons tgctcctcctgcagctggctCTGTCGAGCCCAGTGCCGCTGACCACACCGTCCAGGGGGTGTCCCACCTGTAAGCCAAAGCTCATGCAGACTCAGGCGTCTGAGGTTTTGAACGCCACCGCTCCAGGCGTCGGAGGACAGTGTGGCGTCTACACTCTCAGCTGTGCCCTGGGTCTCAGATGCACGCCACCGCCGGGTGAACCGAGGCCCCTGCGAGCCCTGCTGGAAGGCAGGGGAGTCTGCAGCAACGCCAGCAGCATCAGTCCGACCGTCAATCCTAACTTGGCAG CAGATCCGGCACTGACAGAGGATCCAAATGAG GGTCCATGTCGGAGACTGCTGACCACCCTTATCCAAGGTCTCAACGCCCATTTATTTGACTCGCAACACGACATCTACATGCCCAACTGTGACAAGCGAGGGTTCTTCAGAAAGAAGCAG TGCTGGTCATCTCGAGGGAAGCGGCGCGGCCAGTGCTGGTGCGTGGATCAGAACGGCATGCAAGTCTCACCAAACACCGGTGAGAAGGGGAGCCTGGCCTGTTAG
- the LOC101072275 gene encoding insulin-like growth factor-binding protein 3 isoform X4, whose protein sequence is MTQCICERYYSFTMLALSSPVPLTTPSRGCPTCKPKLMQTQASEVLNATAPGVGGQCGVYTLSCALGLRCTPPPGEPRPLRALLEGRGVCSNASSISPTVNPNLAADPALTEDPNEGPCRRLLTTLIQGLNAHLFDSQHDIYMPNCDKRGFFRKKQCWSSRGKRRGQCWCVDQNGMQVSPNTGEKGSLAC, encoded by the exons ctggctCTGTCGAGCCCAGTGCCGCTGACCACACCGTCCAGGGGGTGTCCCACCTGTAAGCCAAAGCTCATGCAGACTCAGGCGTCTGAGGTTTTGAACGCCACCGCTCCAGGCGTCGGAGGACAGTGTGGCGTCTACACTCTCAGCTGTGCCCTGGGTCTCAGATGCACGCCACCGCCGGGTGAACCGAGGCCCCTGCGAGCCCTGCTGGAAGGCAGGGGAGTCTGCAGCAACGCCAGCAGCATCAGTCCGACCGTCAATCCTAACTTGGCAG CAGATCCGGCACTGACAGAGGATCCAAATGAG GGTCCATGTCGGAGACTGCTGACCACCCTTATCCAAGGTCTCAACGCCCATTTATTTGACTCGCAACACGACATCTACATGCCCAACTGTGACAAGCGAGGGTTCTTCAGAAAGAAGCAG TGCTGGTCATCTCGAGGGAAGCGGCGCGGCCAGTGCTGGTGCGTGGATCAGAACGGCATGCAAGTCTCACCAAACACCGGTGAGAAGGGGAGCCTGGCCTGTTAG
- the LOC101072275 gene encoding insulin-like growth factor-binding protein 3 isoform X6 encodes MQTQASEVLNATAPGVGGQCGVYTLSCALGLRCTPPPGEPRPLRALLEGRGVCSNASSISPTVNPNLAADPALTEDPNEGPCRRLLTTLIQGLNAHLFDSQHDIYMPNCDKRGFFRKKQCWSSRGKRRGQCWCVDQNGMQVSPNTGEKGSLAC; translated from the exons ATGCAGACTCAGGCGTCTGAGGTTTTGAACGCCACCGCTCCAGGCGTCGGAGGACAGTGTGGCGTCTACACTCTCAGCTGTGCCCTGGGTCTCAGATGCACGCCACCGCCGGGTGAACCGAGGCCCCTGCGAGCCCTGCTGGAAGGCAGGGGAGTCTGCAGCAACGCCAGCAGCATCAGTCCGACCGTCAATCCTAACTTGGCAG CAGATCCGGCACTGACAGAGGATCCAAATGAG GGTCCATGTCGGAGACTGCTGACCACCCTTATCCAAGGTCTCAACGCCCATTTATTTGACTCGCAACACGACATCTACATGCCCAACTGTGACAAGCGAGGGTTCTTCAGAAAGAAGCAG TGCTGGTCATCTCGAGGGAAGCGGCGCGGCCAGTGCTGGTGCGTGGATCAGAACGGCATGCAAGTCTCACCAAACACCGGTGAGAAGGGGAGCCTGGCCTGTTAG
- the LOC101072275 gene encoding insulin-like growth factor-binding protein 3 isoform X5: MLLCINVLVLLLLQLALSSPVPLTTPSRGCPTCKPKLMQTQASEVLNATAPGVGGQCGVYTLSCALGLRCTPPPGEPRPLRALLEGRGVCSNASSISPTVNPNLADPALTEDPNEGPCRRLLTTLIQGLNAHLFDSQHDIYMPNCDKRGFFRKKQCWSSRGKRRGQCWCVDQNGMQVSPNTGEKGSLAC, from the exons tgctcctcctgcagctggctCTGTCGAGCCCAGTGCCGCTGACCACACCGTCCAGGGGGTGTCCCACCTGTAAGCCAAAGCTCATGCAGACTCAGGCGTCTGAGGTTTTGAACGCCACCGCTCCAGGCGTCGGAGGACAGTGTGGCGTCTACACTCTCAGCTGTGCCCTGGGTCTCAGATGCACGCCACCGCCGGGTGAACCGAGGCCCCTGCGAGCCCTGCTGGAAGGCAGGGGAGTCTGCAGCAACGCCAGCAGCATCAGTCCGACCGTCAATCCTAACTTGGCAG ATCCGGCACTGACAGAGGATCCAAATGAG GGTCCATGTCGGAGACTGCTGACCACCCTTATCCAAGGTCTCAACGCCCATTTATTTGACTCGCAACACGACATCTACATGCCCAACTGTGACAAGCGAGGGTTCTTCAGAAAGAAGCAG TGCTGGTCATCTCGAGGGAAGCGGCGCGGCCAGTGCTGGTGCGTGGATCAGAACGGCATGCAAGTCTCACCAAACACCGGTGAGAAGGGGAGCCTGGCCTGTTAG